One stretch of Anas acuta chromosome W, bAnaAcu1.1, whole genome shotgun sequence DNA includes these proteins:
- the LOC137847243 gene encoding zinc finger SWIM domain-containing protein 6-like isoform X2, translating to MCIVLNPHCKLEQKASWLKQLKKWNSVDVCPWEDGNHGNEVPNLTNALPRGENANQDSSNRPHRTVFTRAIEACDLHWQDSHLQHIISSNLYTNYCYHDDTENSLFDSHGWPLWHEHVPTACARVDALRSHGYPREALRLAIAIVNTLRRQQQKQLEMFQAQKKGVTSITNLEGLVGHPLDPIGTLFSSLMEACKVDEESFHGFSDFTGKAVQRKISFTCLQ from the exons ATGTGTATAGTTTTAAATCCCCACTGCAAGTTGGAGCAGAAGGCCAGTTGGctaaaacagctgaaaaaatggAACAGTGTGGATGTTTGCCCCTGGGAAGATGGAAACCATGGAAACGAGGTGCCCAATTTAACCAATGCTTTGCCTCGGGGTGAAAATGCTAACCAAg ATTCATCGAACAGGCCCCATCGGACAGTGTTCACTCGAGCCATTGAGGCATGCGATCTTCACTGGCAGGACAGCCACTTACAGCACATTATCAGCAGTAACCTATACACCAACTACTGTTACCATGACGACACTGAAAACTCACTCTTTGACTCTCATGGGTGGCCCCTCTGGCATG aACATGTTCCTACAGCCTGTGCGAGGGTGGATGCATTACGATCTCATGGATATCCAAGAGAAGCACTGAGGCTGGCAATAGCTATTGTTAATACACtaagaaggcagcagcagaaacagctgGAAATGTTCCAGGCTCAGAAGAAAG GAGTAACCTCAATAACGAATCTTGAAGGTTTGGTGGGACACCCTTTGGATCCAATTGGCACCCTCTTCAGTAGCCTGATGGAAGCCTGCAAGGTGGATGAAGAGAGCTTCCATGGATTCTCAGACTTCACAGGTAAGGCTGTGCAAAGGAAGATATCTTTTACATGTCTTCAGTAA
- the LOC137847243 gene encoding zinc finger SWIM domain-containing protein 6-like isoform X1 codes for MCIVLNPHCKLEQKASWLKQLKKWNSVDVCPWEDGNHGNEVPNLTNALPRGENANQDSSNRPHRTVFTRAIEACDLHWQDSHLQHIISSNLYTNYCYHDDTENSLFDSHGWPLWHEHVPTACARVDALRSHGYPREALRLAIAIVNTLRRQQQKQLEMFQAQKKELLHKGVTSITNLEGLVGHPLDPIGTLFSSLMEACKVDEESFHGFSDFTGKAVQRKISFTCLQ; via the exons ATGTGTATAGTTTTAAATCCCCACTGCAAGTTGGAGCAGAAGGCCAGTTGGctaaaacagctgaaaaaatggAACAGTGTGGATGTTTGCCCCTGGGAAGATGGAAACCATGGAAACGAGGTGCCCAATTTAACCAATGCTTTGCCTCGGGGTGAAAATGCTAACCAAg ATTCATCGAACAGGCCCCATCGGACAGTGTTCACTCGAGCCATTGAGGCATGCGATCTTCACTGGCAGGACAGCCACTTACAGCACATTATCAGCAGTAACCTATACACCAACTACTGTTACCATGACGACACTGAAAACTCACTCTTTGACTCTCATGGGTGGCCCCTCTGGCATG aACATGTTCCTACAGCCTGTGCGAGGGTGGATGCATTACGATCTCATGGATATCCAAGAGAAGCACTGAGGCTGGCAATAGCTATTGTTAATACACtaagaaggcagcagcagaaacagctgGAAATGTTCCAGGCTCAGAAGAAAG AACTTCTCCACAAAGGAGTAACCTCAATAACGAATCTTGAAGGTTTGGTGGGACACCCTTTGGATCCAATTGGCACCCTCTTCAGTAGCCTGATGGAAGCCTGCAAGGTGGATGAAGAGAGCTTCCATGGATTCTCAGACTTCACAGGTAAGGCTGTGCAAAGGAAGATATCTTTTACATGTCTTCAGTAA